In Thermococcus profundus, the genomic stretch TCGTTTATCCACGGCAGGTGCTTGAGCTTCTGAAGGGCATTTATCTGAATCTGCAGCCTCCTGTCCAGAACCTTTGCTATCCTGTCGGCGTTCTTAATGGCGAATTTGAGTTCAAGGTCCCTCAGCTCCTGATCGAGCTCCATCTTCAGCTCCCTAGCCCTCGGGAGATCCTCCTTCAGAGCCGTTATGTTGTTTGACATTACGTCTATCAAGACCTTCTTGTAGGCCTCCCTAGTTTCGTTGTAGAGCTCGGTGAGGTTCGTGACGTTGATCCCGTGGGCCCGGGCGGCGGTTATAAGCATTTCAACGTGCCTGAAGTAGCCGTTCATCCTTAGTACCTCGACCTTCGCCGCGACAAGCTCCCTCACGAACTCCGGGGCCTCCCCGGTCTTTAGAGCTCTTATCACGTCCTTGTAAACCCTCATGGCTATGATCGAGGTCTTGAGGGACTCGCGGTAGCTTCCGTTCTCATAGAGGGCCCTCGCTTCCGCGGTCAGGTTGAGGGCCTTTTCGTAGAGAGCAAGAACCTCCTCGCTGACGTTCTGGGTGCCGTTTATCAAGCTCGCCGTGTAGTTCTGGAGCCTCTCAAGGTTCAGAAGCATGACTTCCGCAGCTATCTTGGTAGCGTTTACTCTGACGTTTTCGCTCTCGTTGGTAGTGTTAACCGTGGCGTTCATCTGGCTTGGGTTGGTGATTGTGGTGCCTCCCCCAGCGGCCGTTACAGTGTAAGCCGGTACGAGTGAGAGCATCAGTAAGGCCATCACAAATATCGCCTTAATCCCCTTCATATCCTCCACCCCACTGAACCTTACGGGCCCCAGATATATGAGGGATGCGGCGGAACCGAGGATAGTAAAACGTTTCAGATCGTTCCACATCGGAATTCAAGACATTCAATTTTTTCATTCAAGGACAACACCCACACAAGACCATGAAAGGACCTGCAGAACTAGCAGCGGGGTTTTGATTTTCGACAATGATAGGCACATCACAAAAAGTTCATAAGGAAGCCCACGAAAGGAACCCAAAGGACGGTGGATGCCATGCCTGGAGGAATGGGCTGGGGAAGAGGCAGAGGCAGGAGGAGAAAGATGCGGATGATCGGCTTCATCCCCAAGGTCAAACACTTCTATCCGGCCCTCCCACCAATGGTACCGCCAAAACCCCCCATCTTCATGACCTACGAGGAGTTCGAAGCCCTGAGGCTGGTTGATTACGAGGGTCTGACGCAGGAAGAAGCTGGAAGGAGAATGGGCGTCTCCCGCGGAACAGTCTGGAGGGCCCTCAGTTCTGCAAGAAAGAAAGTGGCACAGATGATCGTGGAGGGAAGGGAGCTGGTGATCCTCCCACAGGGAAACGAGACTCCAAAAGATGAGAGGATGTAGCTCAGCCCAATATCTCTTCTGCTATCCTTTCCGCGATCTTCCTTATTGCCTCCGACGCCCGTGAGTTGGGAAAAGCCTCCACAACTGGCCTAAGCATCACCATGCTCTCTGGAATTGTCCTGTCGTAGGGAATCTCCCCCAGGATGGGGATCCCTTCCCTCTCGGCCCATTCATGGAGTCCCCTGAAGCCCGG encodes the following:
- a CDS encoding DUF134 domain-containing protein, which encodes MPGGMGWGRGRGRRRKMRMIGFIPKVKHFYPALPPMVPPKPPIFMTYEEFEALRLVDYEGLTQEEAGRRMGVSRGTVWRALSSARKKVAQMIVEGRELVILPQGNETPKDERM